GCAACAACTGGCATCATAAGGTAAGAAATAAGATGGTTTTTTGATATAACTTGTAATAACCCTAAAGGTTTAGTTATTCGCCGCGCAACTGTTAAAACAAAACGAATGGTTATCTTTATTGACTAAAACAACATATTATTTCTGTTAATTAAAAGTAAATTTCCGGATTATGGCAATACAGGCTTCTGTGCAAAAGCATCTATTAAATTTTAAGTTTGATGCTCGTACCTCGCGGGGAGCTATGCAGCAGCACGAAGTGTTTTATTTAAAATTGCAGGATACCCGTTATCCGGAAATTACCGGAATCGGGGAGTGCGCCCCACTACCTGGTTTAAGTCCGGAACACGATTCTACCTTTGAACACAGATTAAATACTTGGGTAAGTGATTTTAATAAGGAGACTATTGATAATGAATTATTTGAAATAAATTATTTAAATAATAAGTTTAACCTACAGTATTGGCCTTCTTTGCGCTTTGCTCTGGAAACTGCTTGGTTAGATTGGCAGCAACAAGGCAGTAAAAAACTGTTTAATAATTCTTTTTCCCGGTCGCAAACGGGTATTCCAATCAATGGATTAATCTGGATGGGCGACCAATCTTTTATGCAGCAGCAGATTGAGAAGAAGTTAAAAGAAGGTTTTTCTTGCTTAAAATTAAAAATCGGCGGTTTAGATTTCAACACCGAACTCGCCATTTTAAAGCAAATCCGGGAAGTTGCCAGTCCAAAAGTGTTAAGCATCCGGTTGGATGCCAATGGCGCTTTTGCCCCAGAGCGGGCCTTAAACCAGCTAGAACAATTAAGCCAATTCGCCATCCATTCTATAGAACAACCCATAAAACCGAGGCAGCATCAGGTAATGGCTTATTTGTGCCGGCATTCGCCTATTCCTATTGCTTTAGACGAAGAATTGATTGGTGTTGTTGATAAAATCGAGCAGCAACAAATGCTCCTCAATCTGAAGCCGGCTTACATCATTTTAAAGCCAACTTTATTGGGCGGTTTTCAGGCTACTCGAGAATGGATTGCGTTAGCCGCAGCGCAAAACATTTCCTGGTGGATTACATCGGCCCTGGAGTCGAATATTGGGTTAAATGCGATTAGCCAGTTTACGGCCGAGTATAATTTACAGACAGAACAAGGTCTGGGCACGGGCCAACTGTACCACAATAATGTGCGCTCGCCCTTAACTATTAGGTCTGGTAAACTTTATTATGAGGCAACCGCCACCTGGGATTTGCAACCATTATGGTATCAAAAAGTGTAAAGACTAATACGTCTAGTGTTTAATTATAGCTTTAAATTTAAATTATTATATTTTTGATTTATAGTGTTTTATAAATAAAATTAAAAAATTTTTAATCCACAAATTACCCTAGTTTATTCTGGTAAATCCTTAAATTATTTATCGGCTTAAAAGGTAAATTTTAGCCGTTATTGATTTTCTGTAGTATTTTCATTTTTTAAAATTTCTGCTACTTTAGGTACTCCCGTGCTGGCTTTTTCGGGGAATAAATGCAGGTTAGGTCGTTTGGTTACGGAAGGTAAATTCGGATCGATGACGTAAACGGGAATGCCGTAGGGTACGTAGTCAATTAAACCTGCTGCCGGATAAACTACCAACGAGGTGCCTACTACCATAAAAATATCGGCTTCCTGGGCTTCTTTTACCGCCACCTCCATCATGGGTACCATTTCGCCAAACCAAACAATATTAGGCCGTAACTGTGAGCCTTTTTCGCATAAGTCGCCTACTTTTAACTCCCAGCCTTTTATAGGGTAAATTAAGTTTTCATCTACGGTACTCCGCGATTCAAATAACTTGCCGTGCAAGTGAATTACCTTAGAGGAGCCAGCTCTTTCGTGTAAGTTGTCTACATTTTGCGTAATAACGGTAACCTCGAACTGTTCTTCCAGTTGCGCTAAAGCCAAATGTCCTGGATTGGGGTGTACTTGATGGGCATTTTTCCGCCGTTCGTTATAAAAATTAAGTACCAGCTCCGGGTTACGTCGCCAACCTTCCGGCGAGGCTACATCCATAACCTCATGGCCCTCCCATAAACCATTTGAATCCCGGAAAGTAGCAATGCCGCTTTCGGCGCTTATACCGGCTCCAGTTAAAACCACTACTTTTTTACGTGTTGTCATTTTTAAATTTTTTATTTTTCAGCTAAGCAATTAGGTAAAATAAAAAAGCGAAGTACGCTTTGTTGCCTACTTCGCTTTACTATATTTTTAAAAATTTGATTATTTTTTCTTTTCAGAAGCAGTTGTTTTTTTAGTGCCTGCTTTTTTAGCTGCGGGTTTTTTAGTAGCTGCTTTTTTGGCTGTAGTTTTGGCCGGCGTATCGGCTTTAGCATCCGCTTTTTTCTTGAACCCGCCCCGGGCCGGTTTATCCGGAGTTTGTTCGGCTAAAGTTAAACATTCTTCTAACGTTAAGTCGGCGGGAACCTTATCCTTCGGAATTTTTACATTTTTCTTGCCCACGGCAATGTACGGTCCGAATCGACCATTGAGTACCTGTACATCCGGGTTTTCGGCGAAAGATTTAATGCATTTTTCGGCATCTGCTTTGCGCTTAGATTCAATCAGTTGAATGGCTTCATCTGCATTAACAGTATAAGGGTCCAGGGTTTTAGGTAATGAGTAAAATTTGTTGTCGTGCCGGATAAAAGGCCCAAACCGGCCAATGGCCGCGGTCATGTCTTTTTCCTCGAAAGTACCTACTACCCGCGGTAACTTAAATAATTCTAAAGCATCGGCCAAGGTAATATTTTCTAAAAATTGCCCTTTCCGCAGGCTGGCATATACGGGTTTTTCCTTGGTTTCTTCGTTCTCTTCTCCCATCTGCACGAAAGGTCCAAAACGACCCAAACGGGCCGTGATTTTCTTCCCGGTTTCCGGATGAACGCCTAGCTCCCGGGCTCCGCTAATGGTGGAGCGCTCTACGTTTTGGCTGGAAGTTACCGTTTCGTGAAAACCGCTGTAAAAGTGTTCGATCATTTTATCCCAGGCTTTTTTGCCCGCCGCAATCTGATCAAATTCTTCTTCTACTTTAGCGGTAAACGAATAATCAATAACGCTTGGAAAATAATCTACCAGAAAATCATTCACCACCATAGCCATATCCGTCGGGAAGAGTTTGCCTTTCTCTGCACCTACCAGCTCCGTTTTGGTTTGGGTGGTAATGTTATCTTTTACTAAAGATAAAACCTGGTAAGCCCGTTCTTTACCGTCGCGATTGTCTTTTTCTACGTAGCCGCGTTTTTGAATGGTAGAAATAGTAGGCGCGTAAGTAGATGGCCGACCGATGCCCATTTCTTCGAGTTTTTTAACTAAGCTGGCTTCAGTGTAGCGCGGTGCCGGCCGGGAAAACCGTTGCGTAGCTAAAACTCTTTCGGCGGCTAATTGCTGACCAATGGTTAAAGGCGGCAACATGTCATGCTCATCTTCTTCCAACGTTTCACTATCATCTTTCGATTCGATGTAAACTTTTAAAAATCCGTCAAAAGTGATTACTTCGCCGGTAGCTACAAACTTTTCTTTTACCGTAGAAATGCCAATGGTAGCCGTGGTTTTTTCAATTTCGGCATCGGCCATTTGCGAGGCAATGGCCCGCTTACGGATTAGTTCGTACAAACGTTGTTCGTTGCGGTCCGAAGAAACTTCTTTCGCAAAAAAATCGGTGGGCCGGATGGCTTCGTGGGCTTCCTGTGCCGACTGCGACTTGTTTTTATATTGCCGTAC
The sequence above is a segment of the Adhaeribacter swui genome. Coding sequences within it:
- a CDS encoding SIR2 family NAD-dependent protein deacylase, coding for MTTRKKVVVLTGAGISAESGIATFRDSNGLWEGHEVMDVASPEGWRRNPELVLNFYNERRKNAHQVHPNPGHLALAQLEEQFEVTVITQNVDNLHERAGSSKVIHLHGKLFESRSTVDENLIYPIKGWELKVGDLCEKGSQLRPNIVWFGEMVPMMEVAVKEAQEADIFMVVGTSLVVYPAAGLIDYVPYGIPVYVIDPNLPSVTKRPNLHLFPEKASTGVPKVAEILKNENTTENQ
- the topA gene encoding type I DNA topoisomerase; the encoded protein is MVKNLVIVESPAKAKTIEGYLGKDFVVKSSFGHVRDLPKDNNAIDIKNGFKPTYIVSADKKDVVAELKKLAKEAEMVWLASDDDREGEAISWHLAEALNLNDKKTRRIVFREITKNAILNAIESPRGIDIDRVNAQQARRVLDRLVGFELSPVLWKKIKTGLSAGRVQSVAVRLVVEREREIERFKADSAFKVTALFTVDGKKLEAELPSRFKTQAEAEAFLEKCKGATYTIDNLEKKPLKRSPAAPFTTSTLQQEASRKLGFSVAQTMTVAQKLYEAGKISYMRTDSVNLSKDAIDGAVARITAAFGEQYVKVRQYKNKSQSAQEAHEAIRPTDFFAKEVSSDRNEQRLYELIRKRAIASQMADAEIEKTTATIGISTVKEKFVATGEVITFDGFLKVYIESKDDSETLEEDEHDMLPPLTIGQQLAAERVLATQRFSRPAPRYTEASLVKKLEEMGIGRPSTYAPTISTIQKRGYVEKDNRDGKERAYQVLSLVKDNITTQTKTELVGAEKGKLFPTDMAMVVNDFLVDYFPSVIDYSFTAKVEEEFDQIAAGKKAWDKMIEHFYSGFHETVTSSQNVERSTISGARELGVHPETGKKITARLGRFGPFVQMGEENEETKEKPVYASLRKGQFLENITLADALELFKLPRVVGTFEEKDMTAAIGRFGPFIRHDNKFYSLPKTLDPYTVNADEAIQLIESKRKADAEKCIKSFAENPDVQVLNGRFGPYIAVGKKNVKIPKDKVPADLTLEECLTLAEQTPDKPARGGFKKKADAKADTPAKTTAKKAATKKPAAKKAGTKKTTASEKKK
- a CDS encoding o-succinylbenzoate synthase, encoding MAIQASVQKHLLNFKFDARTSRGAMQQHEVFYLKLQDTRYPEITGIGECAPLPGLSPEHDSTFEHRLNTWVSDFNKETIDNELFEINYLNNKFNLQYWPSLRFALETAWLDWQQQGSKKLFNNSFSRSQTGIPINGLIWMGDQSFMQQQIEKKLKEGFSCLKLKIGGLDFNTELAILKQIREVASPKVLSIRLDANGAFAPERALNQLEQLSQFAIHSIEQPIKPRQHQVMAYLCRHSPIPIALDEELIGVVDKIEQQQMLLNLKPAYIILKPTLLGGFQATREWIALAAAQNISWWITSALESNIGLNAISQFTAEYNLQTEQGLGTGQLYHNNVRSPLTIRSGKLYYEATATWDLQPLWYQKV